The following DNA comes from Megalobrama amblycephala isolate DHTTF-2021 linkage group LG20, ASM1881202v1, whole genome shotgun sequence.
GACCGGATATGATGTATTCTAATCAAAACTATGAGCGCGAAGTTAGAATTACcaatattttaacactttaatgtTATTCTGTAAACACTATTTCTTTCAAATGGtggttattaataattattatgtcaaaaaagaagatattttatgattattaaatcaattttttaCGTATTAGCTCTATAAAATCTactatatgttttttattttagatgtatTGAGGGTCATTTGCTTTGTATGGATATATTCATACATGCATTAACGTTACAATCATTAAAATCGTTCAGTTTACCATGGTGGTTGCTGGGTTGGAATAAGCCGAGGGTAACGGTTGCAAAGATGTCGGTGTACCTTCTCTTAAGTAactatacaaaaatacagcaaggtTTTTAAACTCTACTTCAAGAAAATGAAGAATGAAGAACAAAGAATGTGCATCAGGTGTGttttactttttatgtttttaatgaatttaggaagctttatcattacattttacgtatattgttatattacaatGCTATCATATTTTGTGTAggcaattttgttttaaataaaaaagcctgacaatgtcactgctaaatacctaTAGCATAgcgctgccttcacatgctatcgGAATTATTGTAAGTACGAGTTTCCTAGTTAAAAATTGGACATGAACGCAAGTCGTATTTACCACTGCGAAGCTCTGGGatcattttaaaggattagttcactttcaaatgaaaattaccccaagctttactcaccctcaagccatcctagctgtatatgactttcttctttctgatgaacacaatcgaagaaataataaatatcctgacgcatccgagatttataatggcagtgaacgggatcaacgagtatgagctgaagaaagtgcttccatccacatccatccatcaaaaacatactccacatggctctggggggttaataaaggccttctgaagcgaatcgatacatttgtgtaaaaaaaatccatatttaacaagttatgaagtaaaatatctagcttccgccagaccgccttccttattcaagttacgaagaaagtgtaatctGGCGGAAGGGAGAACGATTGCTACTGTGACTGGTattctttattagtttttttcacAACAGCTTCATGGCCTTGTAATAAAAGTTGCAAGAATACatgaataatcatttgaagCGTATTGTACAGGGAAAATAGCCTGTATTTGACAGAAATTCCTGAATCGACAGCAAGCTAACTTTCTAGATAGTGCGGTGAATGTTTATATTGTTGTCAATGAATGGGACGctaaatataattttggctttaataagattttccccaaaataggcaagAATAAACCTGGTGTCCTCCATGATTCCTGTTCTCTCCAACAACAAAGCACTTGAATGCAAAGAgctcgtaatcacgacttcagaaaTGGGAAGTGGGAAATTTCTGATAACGTGTGAAGGCAGCGTAAGTATTGTGGTATTCCGCCATGTTTCTCACTGACTTGTAAACTTGAGCATCCCACTGGTATTTACGACTTTGTGGTGGTATGTGTGTTCAACTTACATAAATACGATCTTGCCCACGTGACTTGAATGTACCAAAAgacccaataggatttttccattaGCTTTTGAATTATTGGAGAAAATAAGCTGTGTTTGTGATTCTTGTTCACTATGACaatcttcacaaatgaacacaacttttatcattttgaagcctaaatacaatGGCCAGAAATGAAAAGCTAAATATAGGCTATAACTGAACTATACCAAGGTCACAATCACTACAAACTGCAAAACTAGAATAACCTTTCTGACTAAAAATTACATCTGATCTAAGGCCATGTTCAGACTGCCAGAAACATCCAATTTTTTTGCATATCCAAGTTTTATCCAGATGGGTTTTTAAAAGTCTGGACagtaaaaacacatgaaatatgattatttttctttttctttttttttcaaatctgatTCCAACCACATATGGAAGAATCTGATTTATAAATTACTGCTGCGTCTCAGACTGGATGCAAATCGGATTTCAAGCTGTCTTTTGTGTCACTCTTAATGTGACACAACAATAACATCAAAACTGTGCTGTGTTCAAATGGTATGTCCAAAAATGTCTGCATTTTCCTGTGGTACTGTGGTACTGCTTACTCGGAGAGCGAGATGATGCACCTCCATTTTTCCTGCATCCGTTTTGCATTCGTATTAGTCCTTACCAAAGCAACCCATGCAGATAGGCTGGTTATGTCTGGACACACAAATCTTATTTGATCACTTGCAATTAACATTGCAGACGGTCTGCCTGAAAAGGTCTAATTTGTGAAAAAATCTGATTCGCCTGCAGTCTGAACATAGCCTAAAAGGCTTGCATTTCACGAACAACTGTGGCCTCTTCTGAAAGACGATGCTTAGAATGGCTGCAGATTTCATTTCAGTCTCTATCTGAAGTCAGATTTAATTAAAAGGAACCAAACAGACCAGCATAATGCTAATTATGCCCCTTTCCCTGACATTTCGCTTTACTCTCCATGATAATCCATTCTCCCAGAACTTTGGTACCCATCACGAAGATATCTGGCTGCCTCCATCAAAAACGCCCACACTTCAAGACTACCAATTTAAATCAGAGAGAAAGGGGCCTCTCACTTCAATAAGCAGAATTCAAAAAAGGCACTGTCTTTCTACTTTGGCTTGTCTAAGGGCCAGATGGAAGGAAAAGCCTGTGGATAAGAATGCTGGATGAGGGCTGGGTCCTTCACACTAGGATGCAGAAGGAGGTATGGAGGCCTGTCTAATTGCCTGTCTCAAAGAGCTGGCTGGCAGAGGATTTATTCAGGCTTAATAGAGCCTGCCCGTTTCACTGTGGGCGCACGTGTCAGCTTGCGAATGTCACTCAAAGATGCCGAGTGCAGGAACCGGAGGGAGTGGTTGGGTGTGTTCTCATTCAAGCACACAGGCTGTTAGCTATTCAGCTAGCACGGTCGCCACTCGCGGCCCTTTcagtctaaaaaaaataaactcagATTTGAGCAAAGTAGAAGGAGGGGGAAAAGGGTAGTGGTACAAATTTTTCTGCTTGTCATTGGCTGCTTTTTACACAAACATTAGAGACTAAATGAGATTCTTCTCTTTAAGGGACAGAGCCTGTTTTGTTCATTAAAGATCAAACGCACTCAGACCAActcattttgatttaattaaCTGGAATTGATTCAATTAAGATTAAGGCTTGCTTTTGGgccattaaaaatgtaaatgccaAAGAAAATGTACTGACGACTGGCAGCTTTGAAATCACGGTTTGTTCCAagtttttaattcatacatgTATTTGTTGTATGTGGCAGCAAAcaacaattaaagggatagttcacccaaaaatgaaaattctgtcatcatttactcaccatcaagttGTTCTAAGCCtgaatacatttctttgttctgctgaacacaaaagaagatatttggaagaatgtttctaaccaagcagatctcgccccccattgactaccatttTTTCTACTATAGTAGTCAaaggggggcgagatctgcttggttacaaatatcttcctttgtgaactatccctttaacatcacattaaataataacaagaaaaatagagtgtgtgtgtatatataatattttacaatataatttattcatgtgatgataaagctgaattttcagcagtatttcagttttcagtgctacatgatccttcagaaatcattctaatgtgctgatttgctgcttaatattttttttttttttttttgaaaatcatgattttcattcacatttttttttcaggattctttgatggatagttcaaaagaacaagatttatttgaaatgttgcaacattttgcaaaacacacacacacatacacacacacacacacacacacacatatatatatatatatatatatatatatatatatatatatatatatatatatacacacacaatcaaaccaaaaaaatttttttactagtgggacactagttaatttatgtaagtgTGGATagcaaaataacataaattgtgacattatacccaaaaattcttcatatagtggactaccagtataactgataaaaatttgggaccaaaaattattcagacactttgacctgaccatgctttgcttaagtgttatctgacataattaagttttttttatgacacagtttaactctgagatcttgtcatattttattaaactatattatacttgtcattttttaaactatagtgaataaactgtattaatgaatgaaatgttcaaggtgtctgaaaaaattttggtttgactgtatatatatgagaaagagagagagcgcatatatacatatattttgttACATATGTTCACCCTTGGAAAGCAAGTGAATAGAAGTGAATAGAAAATCAGGAActgaacaaacaaaataatgctAAAATGGTAAGCATGGTCAATAGTGCCACCTATACCACATTTATGTATTCTGAAAgatcacacaaaaaaaaaacattaaaaatgtgccTTTAACTAGTAGTGCAACAGCATACAGTACCACACCATATGGTTTCAGAATAGCATTGGTTAATAAGCAATATCATGTGAGTGTAGGTGTATGTGATGTGTGTCTTGGCGAGTCGCTGCTGTGCCTCTGTCAACACCATATGTTGTGAGGGTGTGTGTCTGACAGATATCCTAATGTATTAGCATTGGTACAGTGActccatttcaaataaagaataataataaataataaaaaaaaacttaattgtaTGATTACGAAAAGAATTCAGACAATAAAACTCAACACTTGCATATCTTCAATATTTTACTCAGTATGCTTCAGTAATTTCACACACAACATGACATTCAGAGACACTACAGAAATAATCATTGTGTGATAACAAACATCCTCTTGTACTCGTCAGTGTATAGATTACAGCTGTACAGGCCACTTACAGTATAGAGCACTAAGAAATCCTTAAATGCTGAATTTGTAAAATTcgacagtatatatatatatatatgtatatatatatatgcagaaaATAATTTGCTTTGttgaacattatttacatttaattatcaaaaatgtattcatatcCTGCCAATGGTCCCCTATTCTTTAGTACATTCTGATGTTTCTGAATTTGCGTACCGTGAATTCATTCGTATCTCTGTTAATTTTAGGAATCATATTTTGTGTGTTTCTCACAAACACTTAAAGATATGACCTTAGATGAACTAACAAGAGACAGCAGTTGAATTGAACGATGAAGGCTGTCACTTCTACAAAAGTCTCAGTAACAAATTCCTCTAAATAActataacatttattataaaaacaaaagtcaTTCATCTCAAGAAATGAAGGCAGAATGAATTAAGTCAAATTATGGTTGACTATAATGTGAAATCACATGGATGTACattcttaattttgagtttaaaaGAAAGGATACTATTAACTTGAACTCAGTGTATGAATACAGGACCATAGCAGACTCATAAAAAGAGGCAAAAGTGAATTTAAATGGTTTTGAAAGTGCCTTCATTTTCTGTACCTACTGACAGTTTTTTCAAAGTCATgaacttttgcattccctctGCGCGTCCAGGGGCGAAAACCACAGTAGCTCTATTTCCTCTTAGCGTTCACACTCTTGCAGACCCAGTTCATGCCATCCTGCAACACAACATTTGAGTCATTTAGTCTAAATTGTTTTATGGTTAAATTTGACAAATGTCAATATGTGTTCTAAAGTGACCTGGACTCCTTCCCCGGTGAGGGCAGAACAGGACTGGATCTGCCACACTCGGTCTCTGATAGTGTGCAAATTCAAACCCTCGGCTATCTCGGACGCAGGGGCCGCTGTGAGCAAGTCCTGCTTATTTGCAAAGACCAGGACTGGGACACCGCTCAGCTTTTCTTCATCAAGTAATTCAGCCAACTCCTGCATGCAGATCAATCCACTTATTTAAAGACTGAGAGCAGAATTAGTTTGGAATAGCAAAGAAATCATACCGACAAAGCATCACCTGTCCCGTTTCCTCAAATCTTTTGCGATCTGCACTATCAATGACGTAAATCTGAAATCAAAAAGATCCAATTAACCAAGAATTAGGAATCAAAGTGGATTGTGGGACGACTGTTAATCAGACGGATGATCTCACCAGTACATCTGTGTTCTCAAAGTAGTTCCTCCAGTAGGGCCTGATCTTTCGCTGACCACCAATATCCCAAACGTTTAATTTGAATCCTTGCGATTGGACACTCTTGATATTGAATCCCTagagcaaaaaaagaaaaagttattACCTGATCTGGTATTAAAACACAGCTGATTCAGTCAATTacttttaatatgctttaaatcTAATTGTCTTTCttttgagatgtgaaagcaGTAGTTACAGTAACTGTATCACCTGTGTTGGCGTAATATGAGTGATGTCTTCAGATGCCAACTGTTTCAGTAAGGTGGTCTTGCCACCGTTGTCCAATCCTAGAAGCAATATCCGCACCTCCTGGTCGGGGGTACTTTTCAGTTTCCGTAAAATTGATAACAAACcctaaaaataagtaaaaaacgCAAATTATACAATGCTCTGAGTTTATGCAATGCTTGCATCATGACGTCATACGCACGAGCATCAACAAACAAGTGGGTTTCAAAAGAAGCATTAATGTGTAattaaagaaaacacattttgatgTGCGTTTCCCCGAAAATAGGAATACAAAGAGACATAAAATGCGATGCTTAAGCGATTCTCGAACAGTCGTGACACCTAAACAGTCCTGCAAGCTAATCTCATCCACGAACCGCTGCTCATCTTTAATACCCACTTGATTACAGAAATTCCACAAATCTCTTCGGACAACAAGGCTAACATGGCTGAATTTCATCATTTCTTATGTGATGTGACGGTGAGGATAATGTTGAATCTCAAACAAAAACGTCTATAGATAAGAAATCGTTTATTGTAAGCGCTTTAACTCACCATCTTGTGATTCTGCCTCCCTGAGACGCCACTGAGGGTTACTAAGGGGAAGAGAGGATGACGTAGTACGCAAAACCTACGTGCTTTCCCAAGAAGTGACGTAGTTCAGGAAAAAAATTAGCTATGCTGATTTAAACTTGCAAAAGATCATTTTAATGTCTATTATTATcgttataaattatacattttaataaataaatatattttataaatatattatgacTACTAACCCTACCAGTGACCAAATCCACAGCATGGATTATGTACATACAGATTAATGTGATGTAATAATGATGTATAGAAATATATACGACTGGTTTTATGAATCAATCAATCGGTTGAACCTGCTCTAAACGATTTGTTCACGAATCAGACTAAATTATCCGATTCCGAGTGGCCCTCAAATCAACTATACACTTCGAAAAAGCAAGCATTACCTACTACTATTTCTATAGTCTTTTATTCCTACataaatataatgtttataaaaaaatatatgggaaaAGGTAAGCGTAATATCTATTCAGATTTCAGCTAACGACTCACTGAACTGAGAATCGCCTCTTTCGGACATGTCCGATTTGATATGAGCATTTGGAGTGAACTCTGCTTCAAAATGCTTCAAAACGGAACTGAGAtgcatgaaattaaattaatacaacGTAATAGCAAAAAACTGTATGCTTTTTAGAGCATACAATTTCATGACGTACAAAAATAACTGAATCAGTTGTCTTCGAAACAGCTGATTGAAATGAACCGTTCGAAGGAACCGATTCGCGGAAATGAGCCTGACTTCCTATCACTTGTGTAAGGGGAGGGAGAttcttctcttcagtgattGGAAGGTAGAATGCCACGTGCTCGTCTTCTGTTGCAAGCCCACATCATCACAGTGTTTAACTCACTTCATTGGTTTTTACTACTGCTGCAGCGCCACGAGATATAAACAAGAGTAGCCAATCGctttataaaggtattttaatgtggcatatttgatatttgtgtttttgtctagTTTTGTCTAGTTGACAGCGCAAATCCGGGTGCTTGTGTACGGTGTACACGACCTGATGCAAGCTGCTGGACAACTTACAATGTTTTTACTGCTTTCTAATGCATATTTTGCATGCTTCTAATATCATTTTAATACAGGACTGgttttatgaaaatgaaaacttcTTAATGTTTGAGAATATGTTTTAAAAGCCACTTTAGAAATGACATGGCGAGGTCTGTTTTCCTTTAAACTTGTTGGTAACCTAGTTGGTATAGTTGTGCATAGTTtggtgatattttattttaatcacagtgtatattttaaacatttaattggtAAAATACCCAGTGAATCAGGTTAAACCACTAAGGAGACACATTACCAGACTGAAAATTGTCTTGACAAGTTTGGACCCATCAGTGTTTGTCTGCTTGTATTGTGCATTGCCTTTTGTGCACTTGTGCTTTCAATGCAGTAAATAATGGTGTTACAAATGTCAAAACCGATCACCTGTTTTGCTCATGCATTGCTTTAATTTGGATATGTTTGTAATACATACATTACAGTATGcatattttacttatttaatgCAAAGTACAGTTGATGTTTCAGTGTAATGATATTTATAGTATTCTCAATTACTTGGAAACTTCATTGATTTTGACTTATAAGGTGGTCAGACTCTCAAGAGTCCAGCTTTGATATCACTAGTCAAGATTATTGGTCAAGGCCCTGGTCTATTTTGCCTGATATCCATACCTCTGTTTACATAGCTGGCCTCACCGTGAGAGCTATGATTTTTGGCTTTTTCATAGCATTTGGAGATAAACCAGTTAGAAACTAAAGAATATAACAAACTTTAGGACGATTAACCTGATTTTTATCCAAAAtgtcatgtttgttttgttccctAGATCTGAGTTTGATCTGTTCTCTGTGGACTGGAACTGAAAACCACTGATGTATtgaatattagttgttttctgttctgtttttttgttcttcctCCAGGCTCTTTGGAAGGGGAGAGAGAACCATGGATGCTCTGAAGGGCTTTGATATCGACGCCCCACGCTGGGATCAATCCACATTCATGGGCCGTCTCAAACACTTTTTCAACATCACTGACTGCCGCACTGCTCTGCTACCTGACTCCAGACTAGATGAAGCCAAAGTGTTAGTGGAGAGCTGCAGGTGAAGAAACAGACTGATTTGATGAGGTGATCTCTCtgcttttctttctgttttttacTTTCTGTCACTTCCTCTCTCCCTCAGAGCTGGCTCTATTCCTCCAGGCACAACTGAGGAGCAGCTACATTATGCCAAGAAGCTGTATGACTCTGCATTTCACCCCGACACGGGTGACAGGATGAACCTGATAGGGAGAATGTCATTTCAGGTGCCTGGGGGTATGGCCATCACAGGGTTCATGCTTCAGTTTTACAGGTCAGCACTATAAACTATAAAACagtattgttttttaaaattatttctttattattatttataacaatattattttatgcatgatttactatAACAACCAATTATTTTGTTATGGTCATGTAGGACAGTTCCTGCAGTAGTGTTCTGGCAGTGGGTTAACCAGTCTTTCAACGCTCTGGTCAACTACACCAATCGCAATGCTGCCTCCCCCATCACACCAAAGTAAGTTCCTTTGACTTCTTTCTTTCCATGAACTTTACTCTCTTATAAGAAGGATATATGGTAGGTATGCAGAGTGTATACCACTTAAAATGTGACTGTGCCATCATACCTAGTGATTCATTAACAGATGTCTGGGAAGGAGCTTCAAAAAAACAGATAAGCTTCAGTAACAAATATGGgttttggttgtgttgtgtGCATCTTCTTTGCCCAGGCAGATTGGAGTAGCTTATGTGACGGCAACAAGCACAGCGCTGGCCACTGCAGTGGGGCTGAACCTCTACACAAAGGTATTACTCAGCCTTATATGAACACTTACTTAGGTTAGGGTcatctcttcacaggtgttgaggcatctgaactcttcataagaagctggatccaaactggagCTGATGTACTTTCTAGTCACCTTGGGATGGGCATCCCgagataaaacagaaaagcaaatggagaataatgaGCGTAGCtgctcttcataacattaaccaAAGATAATAATttgcaattgatctgatataACTGGAGTACAAGGTTATGAAATGCATTATGTAAATGCTTTGCAAAAGAGATGCATCTTTAATCAAGACTTAAACTGGGCGAGTGAGTCTGAGCcacgaacattatcaggaaggctgttccagagtttaggagccaaataTGAAAATGCTCTCCCTATGTTAGTGCACTTGGATGTCCTTAGATATcctttgtgatcttaaagagcatTATGGATTGTAGGGTGATAGAAGATAGAAGACCATTTATGGCCTTATAGGTCaatagcaatactttataattgaTACAGAACTCAAatgggtagttcacccaaaaatgaaaattctgtcatttattactcaccctcatgtcgttccaaacccgtaagaccttcgttcatcttcagaacacaaattaagatatttttagtagaaatccgatggctctgtgaggcctccatatggagcaatgacacttcctctgtcaagatccattaatgtactaaaaacatatttaaatcagttcatgtgagtacagtggttcaatattaatattataaagcaacgagaatatttttggtgtgccaaaaaaaacaaaataatgacttatttagtaatggctgattttaaaacactgcttcatgaagcatcggcgcacaaatgaatcagtgtatcgaatcagctgttcggagcgccaaagtcacgtgatttcagccgttggcagtttgacacgcgatctgaatcatgattcgatacactgattcatttgtgctccaaagcttcatgaagcagtgttttgaaatcggccatcactaaataagtcgttatttagtttttttttttggcgctccaaaaatattctcgtcgctttataatattaatattgagccactgtactcacatgaactgatttaaatatgtttttagtacctttatggatcttgagagaggaagtgtcattgctccctatggaggcctcacggagccatcggatttcaactaaattatcttaatttgtgttctgaagactaacgaaggtcttacgggtgtggaacgtcatgagggtgagtaataaatgacataattttcatttttgggtgaactaaccctttaataggtaaccagtgtagagatgataaaattggtaaTATATAACAGTCTTATCTGCAGTGGTTAAACATCATCCATTTCTTATTTAGCATCTTTAACCTTTATTTCCTCAGAAAGCTCCTCCGCTGGTGGCCCGCTGGGTGCCGTTCGCTGCCGTTGCCGCTGCTAACTGTGTGAACATTCCAATGATGAGACAACAGTGAGATCCTCTTTTTCTACTTCTATCAGTTTTGGTGGGTCTTACTCAGTAGGTTCACATGTCTAGATATTAGTATATTCAGGTTTATTCTTTCCTATATAGGGAGATTTTGAGTGGCATTGCTGTGACAGATGAAGATGGAAATAAACTGGGCCACTCAAGGGTGAGGAACTCTGCAGCTCTCgcctggttgcccactgaagctaagcagggttgaACTTGAGCCTGATCAGTACCTGGATgagagacctcctgggaaaactaggcttctgctggaagaggtgttagtgaggccagcagggggtgctcaccctgtgttttgtgtgggtcctaatgccccagtatagtgatggggaaactatactgtaaaaaaagcaCCTTCCTTTGGATgagatgttaaagggttagttcacccaaaatgaaaataatgtcatttattactcacccttatgtcgttctacacccgtaagaccttcgttcatcttcggaacacaaatgaagatatttttgatgaaatccgatggctcagtgaggcctccatagggagcaatgtcactgaacctctcaagatccataaaggtactaaaaacatatttaaaacagttcatgtgagtacagtggttcaatattaatattataaagcgacgagaatatttttgtgcgcccaaaaaacaaaacaaaataacgacttttcaacaatatctagtgatggctgatttcaaaacactgcttctaagctttatgaatcttttgtttcgaatcagtgattcggatcgcgcatcaaactgctgaaatcacatgactttggcgctccgaacaactgttttgaaacaaaagattcgtaaagcttcaaaacagtgttttgaaatcggccatcactagatattgttgaaaagtcattattttgtttttttggtgcacaaaaagtattctcatcgctgtataatattaaggttgaaccactgtactcacatgaactgatttaaatatgttttgagtacctttctggatcttgagaggttcgctgaggcctcactgagccatcggattttatcaaaaatatcttcatttgtgttccgaagatgaacgaaggtcttacgggtgtggaacgacataagggtgagtaattaatgacagaattttcatttttgggtgaactaaccctttaaacggactctctgtggtcataaAAAATCCCAGCATGTTCTTTGAAAAGGAGTGGGGGTGTAACCCAGGCATCCTGGCCAAAATTGCCtgttggcctctgtccatcatcatgacctcctaatcatccccatatatactgattggcttcatcactctgtctcatCTCCACCATAAAGCTGgagtgtggtgggcgttctggtaTAATATGGTTGCCgttgcatcatccaggtggatgctgcacattggtggtggttgatgAGAAAAGTGCtattataaatgtaacaaattattattattattaatatgaatTTACAGCATGAGATTAAAGTAGTTACATTTCTGTTCTTTACATTCCCCTTGTAGAATATGTAAGACGTTTatcatttttagaaaatgatatATCATAAGACATTTTGTTCTTTATTTAGCACTGGCCTGAAGAAGCTGCATATACTCCAGAAGATTAAATTGAAAATGAATAACAGAAATTACACAAATGTCCGTCTAAACATCTACGTAGTTTTTACATCATGTCCTTAATACTTTATTATAACAAcagtttattataatttatatttattatcattattttaatttatagcCATTGCATCATACATGCCTGAGTATGTAAACTTCTGAGCAGAACCATCTGTTTAAACAGATTTGAATGTGTTTAGTGATTATAATAATCAGTTTAATGATCAGATGTTTTTCTACATCAGTATAAGCATTTCTCTATTCTTAAGTTACTGAATAAACACTGTATACTGTCTGTGTTTGTCATAGAAAGCAGCTGTCAAGGGCATCACACAGGTGGTCATCTCTCGAGTTACCATGGCAGCGCCA
Coding sequences within:
- the arl3b gene encoding ADP-ribosylation factor-like protein 3, giving the protein MGLLSILRKLKSTPDQEVRILLLGLDNGGKTTLLKQLASEDITHITPTQGFNIKSVQSQGFKLNVWDIGGQRKIRPYWRNYFENTDVLIYVIDSADRKRFEETGQELAELLDEEKLSGVPVLVFANKQDLLTAAPASEIAEGLNLHTIRDRVWQIQSCSALTGEGVQDGMNWVCKSVNAKRK
- the sfxn2 gene encoding sideroflexin-2, translated to MDALKGFDIDAPRWDQSTFMGRLKHFFNITDCRTALLPDSRLDEAKVLVESCRAGSIPPGTTEEQLHYAKKLYDSAFHPDTGDRMNLIGRMSFQVPGGMAITGFMLQFYRTVPAVVFWQWVNQSFNALVNYTNRNAASPITPKQIGVAYVTATSTALATAVGLNLYTKKAPPLVARWVPFAAVAAANCVNIPMMRQQEILSGIAVTDEDGNKLGHSRKAAVKGITQVVISRVTMAAPGMIILPIIMQRLEKYRFMQKITFLHGPLQVMMVGVFLIFMVPAACSLFPQRCSMAVTKLEPELRESIISQYGDRVSYVYFNKGL